CCTTTAACTTGGCCGAATATGTTACCGGCCTGCAAACCACCAAGCTGAATGCCGATATCAACGTAGTAGTTGAAGGCCGTAAGCTGGATGATGACGGCGCGGTGCTGTTAAAATACGATAATGGTGCAAGTGGCGTGCTGATGGCTACCCAAATTGCCGCGGGCGATGAGAACAACGTTAAAATACGTGTTTATGGTGAAACCGGCGGCATTGAGTGGCAGCAGGATATAGCCAATACCTTATTGGTTAAGTACCTAGATAAGCCAACCGAAATATGGCGTACCGGCGGCGGCTACACCAGTAGTTTTGTAACCGGTAACATGCGTGCGCCGGCCGGTCATCCCGAAGGTTACCTGGAAGCCTTCGCCAACCTGTATAAAAACTTCGCCTTAACGGTTAAAGCAACAATTGAAGGTAAGGAAGCTGAGGCTGTATGGCTTGATTTTCCGGGTGTGGAAGAAGGTGTACGCGGGATGGCGTTTGTGGAGAACGTGATCGCCTCGGGCAAATCGGATAAAAAGTGGACTGATTTTGTGATCTAAAACCAATAAAACATATATGAGAACCATTAAAGGACCCGGAATATTTTTAGCCCAGTTTGTTGGCCCTAACGCGCCGTTTGATAACCTGAAATCTATTTGCGATTGGGCAAAGGGTTTAGGCTACAAAGGTGTGCAACTGCCAACCAATGATCCGCATTATATCGACATACAAAAAGCGGCCGAAAGCCAAACTTATGCCGACGAGATAAAAGGTATTGTTAACGAGGCAGGTTTAGAGATCACTGAACTTTCAACCCACCTGCAAGGTCAGTTGGTTGCCGTCAACCCGGCTTACGATCAGTTGTTCGACGCCTTCGCGCCCGAGCAGTACCGTAACAACCCCAAGGCGCGTCAGGAGTGGGCGGTACAGCAGCTAAAATACGCTGCTAAAGCATCGCAAAACCTTGGTTTAAATGCCCATGTAACCTTTAGCGGCGCGCTGATATGGCAAACCGTTTACCCATGGCCGCAACGCCCCGCAGGTTTGGTTGATACCGCATTTACCGAGTTAGCCAAACGCTGGGAACCTATCCTGAACGTGTTTGACGAGCATGGTATTGACCTTTGCTATGAGATCCATCCGGGTGAGGATTTGCACGATGGTATTACTTATGAGATGTTCCTTGAAAAAGTGAACAACCATAAGCGTGCCTGCTTGCTGTATGATCCATCGCACTTTGTGCTGCAATGCCTGGATTATTTGGAGTATATCGACATCTATCACGAACGTATAAAAATGTTTCACGTTAAGGATGCCGAGTTTAACCCGACCGGTCGTCAGGGTGTGTATGGCGGTTACCAGAACTGGGTTGACCGTGCAGGCCGTTTCCGCTCATTAGGTGATGGTCAGGTTGATTTTAAGGCGATCTTCAGCAAAATGGCGGCTTACGATTTTGAAGGCTGGGCTGTGCTGGAGTGGGAGTGTGCCCTTAAACACCCGGAAGATGGCGCGCGCGAAGGTGCCGAGTTCATCAAGAACCACATTATCCACGTAACCGATCATGCCTTTGATGATTTTGCATCAGCAGGCGGCGACGAAGCGTATAACAGAAGATTACTGGGGTTGCAGTAAAACCTCAATAAAGCCCTCTCCAAAATGAGAGGGCTTTTTTACCATTAGCTTAATACCATACCTATGAAAAAGCTTTTTTTGATTTTTGCAGCCGGTGTGCTGTTCGCCTCATGCGGCGGAGAAACCAAAACCAATACGGAAACTGCGGATACTACCGCTGCTGACGCGACAGAAGTAGCCGCGACTGACTCGGCTGCTGACAACGATACAATAACGCCGACTGATAAACCGGTATCTCAACCTCCGGCTGAGCAAAAGGAACAACCCGAGAAAAAAGAACAGCCGGAAAAGCCCGAGAAGCCCGAAGCTGTGGCCGGATCCGTAAAAGGCGGCGAACTGATTAAGGCCAGCGACTGCCTTACCTGCCATAAAGAAGATGTTAAATTAGTCGGCCCGGCGTATGCGGATGTTGCCAAAAAATACAAACCAACCGCTGCCAATATTGATATGCTTGCCGATAAGGTAATAAATGGCGGCTCGGGCAACTGGGGCCAGATACCGATGAGCCCGCATCCTAATGTGTCAAAAAATGATGCAAAAGAGATGGTAAAGTATATATTAGCGGTTAAATAATAATTAAACCAAAACAGACCATAAAAAATGACCTTTACTAACCGCTTTAAATTATCAGCCATGATGTTCCTGGAGTTTTTCATCTGGGGTGGCTGGTTTGTTAACTTAGGAACTTATCTGATAAAAAATTTTAAAAGTTCTGGATCAGAGGTAGGTGCAGCTTATCTGACTCAATCAATAGGCGCTATTGTTGCTCCTTTCATCATCGGTTTAATTGCCGACAGATTCTTTTCGGCACAAAAAATATTAGGTGTATTACATTTATTAGGTGGATTACTTTTATGGAGAGCCTCAACTTCTGAAGGTTTTACAGCATTTTATCCTAACATATTAATATACATGATTTTATATATGCCGACATTGGCCTTAGTGAATTCTGTAGCGTTCCGTCAGATGGATAACCCACAAAAGCAATTCCCTCCGATAAGGGTTTTGGGTACTTTGGGATGGATATTCGCAGGCTTTTTGGTAAGTTGGTTAAGTTGGGACAAACTTGGGAGTGAAGCTGCTTTGGTAAATACATTTAAAATGTCTGGCACTGCTTCATTGATTTTGGGTCTGTTTAGCTTCACTTTACCTGCTACGCCTCCTGTTAAAAAAGGACAGCAGGTTTCCGTTGGTGATGTTTTAGGACTTGATGCAATCGGTTTATTGAAAAACAAGTCTTACCTGTTTTTTTTCATAGCCTCTGTAGCTATCTGTATCCCTCTGGCATTTTACTACGGCTTTGCTAACGTTTTTTTACAGGATGCAGGTGTAAAAGGAAGTACTATAACACAATCATTGGGACAAGTTTCTGAAACTGTTTTTATGATATGTATTCCTTTTTTCTTTGTGCGTTTAGGTGTTAAAAAGATGTTGGCTATTGGTATGTCTGCCTGGGTGTTACGATATGTTTTATTCGCCTACGGCAACGGAGATACCAATTATTGGATGCTATTAGGCGGTATAGTTCTGCACGGTATCTGCTACGATTTCTTTTTTGTCACAGGCCAGATTTATACAGACAATCTAGCAGGCGAAAAGTTCAAAAGTTCTGCGCAGGGATTTATCACGTTGGCCACTTATGGTGTAGGGATGTTGATAGGATCAATCTTATCAGGTAAAATATATGATTCAAACGTAGGTTCTGATGGTTCGATACAATGGCAGTCTATTTGGTTAGTTCCGGCTGGTATTGCTGCTGTGGTGTTGGTGTTATTCCTGCTGCTTTTCCGTGATAAAAAACACGTTGAAACACAGCCCGGTGTTGATGCCGAGGACGCCGAAATTGTATTGTAATTAAACTAAAGCACTGATATTTAATCAAAGTAAATAACAATAAAAAATATTGCACATGACAAACAGACGTACATTTTTAGGTCAGGCCGGTTTACTGGGCGCGGCCATGCTTTTAAGGCCCGATCTGTCATCGGCCAAGGGTGTAAGTAAAGTTGGTTTACAACTTTACAGCCTGCGCGATTACCTGCCAAAAGACGTAAAAGGCGTTACCGAAAAGATTGCCAAAGCGGGTTATAAAGAGGTTGAAACCTATGGTTACTCCAAACAAAATGGTTTTTGGGGATTGGATGCCAAAGCCTACGGTCAGTTGCTGAAAGCTAACGGACTGGTTTCGCCAAGCGGGCATTACGGTATCGAATCATACTTCCGTGATGGCAGCGATAAAGAGATCAATGAAGCCATTGAGGCCGCTAAGATCATCGGTTCAACCTACGTGATATTACCATGGATGGGCGGCGAACTGATTGATACGGTTGACAAGTGCAAAGCTATGGCGCAAAAATTCAATAAGGCAGGTGAAATGGTAAAAAAAGCCGGACTTAAGTTTGGTTACCATAACCACAATTTTGAATGGAAACCTGTTGGCGATACCTCATTTTATGATGTGTTGTTAAAGGAAACTGATGTTAACCTTGTTACCCTTGAGCTTGACCTGTACTGGGTTTATCGCTCAAACCTTGATCCGGTTAAAATGCTTAACGAAAACCCCAACAGGTTTAAACTGGTACACGTAAAGGATGCCGATAAAGCTAACAAAGAGCTTAACACAGAGGTGGGCAAAGGGTTAATAGACTATAAAGCGATTTTTGCCGCTGCACAAAAAGCAGGTGTTAAACACTTTATAGTTGAGCAGGAAAACTTTACCAATATTGATCCTTACGTGAGCATTGGCGAAAGCATTTCATACGTAAAAACATTATCTATATAAAAAACCAATTACTGTGAATAATAAAACTATACTGACACTGCTGCTTGCTTTTGGCAGCGTATCGGCATTTGCGCAAAACGCCAAACCCGAGGATACTGAGGTTTGGGAGCCGGTACCTAAAGTGGTTACACCGGGCAAAACTACCGCCGAAGCACCATCAGACGCTATTGTGCTGTTTGACGGAAAGAACCTTAACGAATGGGCATCAGCCGATGATAACAGCAAGCCCGCTAAATGGGATGTGGCTGGTGGTGCCCTTACTGTGAAAAAAAGCGAAGGGGGCATAGTAACCAAACGTAAATTTACCAATTACCAACTGCATGTTGAATGGCGTGTGCCTGCTAATATTACCGGCACAGGACAGGGCAGGGGTAACAGTGGTATCTTCCTGGCCTCAATAGGCAAAGGCGATGCGGGTTACGAGTTACAAGTGCTCGACTCGTACAACAATAAAACTTACGTTAACGGACAGGCGGGTAGTATCTACAAGCAATTTCCGCCGTTGGTAAACCCAACCCGTAAACCGGGCGAGTGGCAAACCTACGATGTGATCTGGACCGCGCCAACCTTTAACGAGGATGGCAGCGTGAAAACCAAGGCCTATGTTACTGCTTTCTTGAACGGTGTACTGGTACAAAACCATACCGAACTGTTAGGCCCAACCCAATATATTGGCAAACCATCGTACCAAAAACATGGTGCGGCACCAATTTACCTGCAAGCACACGGCGACCCAAGCGAGCCGCTAAGTTTCAGGAATATTTGGGTTAGAGAGTTGTAAGCTTAATATATAATAAATTATTTTAAGGCCATGCGTAAGCATGGCCTTTGTTGTTTATTGCAGATGTACTTAAACACGGGTATAGTTGGCAAACTTAAAATCTTCAGCATTGTTGTTACGCAATACATTGATATGAACCGTCTTCAAAAAAAACTCGAAAAAATTGGTCGCGACCCTAAGGTAACCGCCAAAGCCGTAGGCTTGCGGTATGTGACTGATACCATGCCGGGATATACCCGCAAAAAATCAGGCAAGGGCTGGAGTTTTTATGATGCCGATGGTGCTTTGGTTAAAGATAAGGAACTGATAGCACGTTTCAACAAACTGGTGATACCGCCCGCATATACCAACGTGTGGATATCTCCGCATGAGAACGGGCATCTGCAGTTTACCGGCGTTGACGCTGCCGGACGGAAGCAATACCGCTACCACCCGGAATGGAACCAGATACGCAATCAATCAAAATATTATCGCCTGCAAACCTTTGCCGCGCACTTACCCGCCATACGCGAGCAGGTGGATAAGGATCTGGCACGCCGGAATATGGGATATGAGAAAGTAGTAGCCCTGGTTGTAAGGCTGATGGAACTGACCAGCATCCGTGTGGGCAACGAATCGTACAAAAAACTTTACGGCTCATTTGGCCTAACTACTTTACAGGATAAACATGTAAAGATTGAGGGTTCAAACATGCGTTTTGAATTTAAAGGAAAGAAGGGTGTATATCAAAAAATATCGCTGCAAAGCAAAAAGCTGGCACGGCTGGTTAAGCAATGCCGCGATATTCCGGGTAAGGAGCTGTTTCAGTTTTATGATGACGAAGGCAAGCGCTGCACAATTGATTCGGGCGATATAAATACCTACCTTAAAAATATTACCGGCGAGGATTTTACCGCGAAGGATTTTCGCACCTGGGCAGGCAGTGTGAGCGCCTTATTTGCCTTTAAAGAAGCTGGCGAGTATGATAATGCCTCGGACTGTAAAAAGAAGATTGTAAGCGTACTTGATGAAGTAGCAGTTGTTTTAGGCAATACCCGTACGGTATGCAAAAAATACTATGTGCATCCGCTGGTAATAAAAACCTATGAGGACGGAACGTTATTTAAATACATTGGCCATTTAGATGAAGATAAAGAAGAAAAAGCATCTGAGCTGCGAACTGCCGAAAAGGCATTATTGAGCATACTTGAAAATGAAAAGCTGGCACAGGCCAGCTAAGCATATATTTATTTTTTTCGATCAACAAATTCATCACATTGGCAGCAGTAACCACCGTTATTACAGGAGCAACATCAGGCATAGGGAAGGAAACAGCTTTAGCGCTGGCTAAAAAAGGGCATGGTTTATATTTATTAGTGCGGGATGTAGTGCGCGGCGACGAACTGGCGAGGCAGCTTACCGAGCAGACCGGCAATAAGGAAATCTACAGCATAAAATGCGACCTGAGCGATCTGCACAGTGTGTACACCGCAGCCGAGAAGTTGAAAAGCAAATTATTTGCTGTAAACGTATTGATCAATAATGCTGGCGGTATGTTCCCGCAGCGCGAATTAAGTAAGGATGGTTTTGAAAAAACATTTGCCGTTAACCACTTAGCGCATTTTGCCTTGTTTCATCACCTGCTGCCTTTGCTGCAGAAAGGACAGGCGCGTGTAATCAGCCTAAGCTCAGAAGCCCATCGGGTAGGCAAGATCGATTTGGATGGCATCAACAGCGAGAAAAAATATTCACTTATGCGGGTGTATGGCATGGCTAAGTTGTTCAACATCTTCTTCACCAAATCAGTAGCCGAAAAATATCAGGATAAAGGTATTACCGCCTTCGCCGTGCACCCCGGCGTAGTAAATACATCGTTCGGCACCGGAACGGGTGGCTTTACCGGCT
This genomic interval from Mucilaginibacter defluvii contains the following:
- a CDS encoding sugar phosphate isomerase/epimerase, producing the protein MRTIKGPGIFLAQFVGPNAPFDNLKSICDWAKGLGYKGVQLPTNDPHYIDIQKAAESQTYADEIKGIVNEAGLEITELSTHLQGQLVAVNPAYDQLFDAFAPEQYRNNPKARQEWAVQQLKYAAKASQNLGLNAHVTFSGALIWQTVYPWPQRPAGLVDTAFTELAKRWEPILNVFDEHGIDLCYEIHPGEDLHDGITYEMFLEKVNNHKRACLLYDPSHFVLQCLDYLEYIDIYHERIKMFHVKDAEFNPTGRQGVYGGYQNWVDRAGRFRSLGDGQVDFKAIFSKMAAYDFEGWAVLEWECALKHPEDGAREGAEFIKNHIIHVTDHAFDDFASAGGDEAYNRRLLGLQ
- a CDS encoding 3-keto-disaccharide hydrolase; translated protein: MNNKTILTLLLAFGSVSAFAQNAKPEDTEVWEPVPKVVTPGKTTAEAPSDAIVLFDGKNLNEWASADDNSKPAKWDVAGGALTVKKSEGGIVTKRKFTNYQLHVEWRVPANITGTGQGRGNSGIFLASIGKGDAGYELQVLDSYNNKTYVNGQAGSIYKQFPPLVNPTRKPGEWQTYDVIWTAPTFNEDGSVKTKAYVTAFLNGVLVQNHTELLGPTQYIGKPSYQKHGAAPIYLQAHGDPSEPLSFRNIWVREL
- a CDS encoding sugar phosphate isomerase/epimerase, yielding MTNRRTFLGQAGLLGAAMLLRPDLSSAKGVSKVGLQLYSLRDYLPKDVKGVTEKIAKAGYKEVETYGYSKQNGFWGLDAKAYGQLLKANGLVSPSGHYGIESYFRDGSDKEINEAIEAAKIIGSTYVILPWMGGELIDTVDKCKAMAQKFNKAGEMVKKAGLKFGYHNHNFEWKPVGDTSFYDVLLKETDVNLVTLELDLYWVYRSNLDPVKMLNENPNRFKLVHVKDADKANKELNTEVGKGLIDYKAIFAAAQKAGVKHFIVEQENFTNIDPYVSIGESISYVKTLSI
- a CDS encoding nucleoside permease, yielding MTFTNRFKLSAMMFLEFFIWGGWFVNLGTYLIKNFKSSGSEVGAAYLTQSIGAIVAPFIIGLIADRFFSAQKILGVLHLLGGLLLWRASTSEGFTAFYPNILIYMILYMPTLALVNSVAFRQMDNPQKQFPPIRVLGTLGWIFAGFLVSWLSWDKLGSEAALVNTFKMSGTASLILGLFSFTLPATPPVKKGQQVSVGDVLGLDAIGLLKNKSYLFFFIASVAICIPLAFYYGFANVFLQDAGVKGSTITQSLGQVSETVFMICIPFFFVRLGVKKMLAIGMSAWVLRYVLFAYGNGDTNYWMLLGGIVLHGICYDFFFVTGQIYTDNLAGEKFKSSAQGFITLATYGVGMLIGSILSGKIYDSNVGSDGSIQWQSIWLVPAGIAAVVLVLFLLLFRDKKHVETQPGVDAEDAEIVL
- a CDS encoding DNA topoisomerase IB: MYLNTGIVGKLKIFSIVVTQYIDMNRLQKKLEKIGRDPKVTAKAVGLRYVTDTMPGYTRKKSGKGWSFYDADGALVKDKELIARFNKLVIPPAYTNVWISPHENGHLQFTGVDAAGRKQYRYHPEWNQIRNQSKYYRLQTFAAHLPAIREQVDKDLARRNMGYEKVVALVVRLMELTSIRVGNESYKKLYGSFGLTTLQDKHVKIEGSNMRFEFKGKKGVYQKISLQSKKLARLVKQCRDIPGKELFQFYDDEGKRCTIDSGDINTYLKNITGEDFTAKDFRTWAGSVSALFAFKEAGEYDNASDCKKKIVSVLDEVAVVLGNTRTVCKKYYVHPLVIKTYEDGTLFKYIGHLDEDKEEKASELRTAEKALLSILENEKLAQAS
- a CDS encoding SDR family oxidoreductase, encoding MAAVTTVITGATSGIGKETALALAKKGHGLYLLVRDVVRGDELARQLTEQTGNKEIYSIKCDLSDLHSVYTAAEKLKSKLFAVNVLINNAGGMFPQRELSKDGFEKTFAVNHLAHFALFHHLLPLLQKGQARVISLSSEAHRVGKIDLDGINSEKKYSLMRVYGMAKLFNIFFTKSVAEKYQDKGITAFAVHPGVVNTSFGTGTGGFTGFMLSLARPFMITAEQGAKTSVYLATQTGLHTKSGSYFKKCKVAGTSSAANDVTAREKLWQLSEELLKQHPPV
- a CDS encoding c-type cytochrome; its protein translation is MKKLFLIFAAGVLFASCGGETKTNTETADTTAADATEVAATDSAADNDTITPTDKPVSQPPAEQKEQPEKKEQPEKPEKPEAVAGSVKGGELIKASDCLTCHKEDVKLVGPAYADVAKKYKPTAANIDMLADKVINGGSGNWGQIPMSPHPNVSKNDAKEMVKYILAVK